A section of the Cololabis saira isolate AMF1-May2022 chromosome 6, fColSai1.1, whole genome shotgun sequence genome encodes:
- the LOC133445681 gene encoding UDP-glucuronosyltransferase-like, with amino-acid sequence MSRGSWLPAVGLLAGICCLALGPVQGGRVLVMPVDGSHWLSMKILVEELSHRGHEVTVLVPESSLLIQGSKSYKTEIYKVPYTQAELDANFNKITDGVFGKPPEFTDLFENVQRLVNFTSLQVLGCEGLLDDEPLMSQLRGKGFDLVLTDPFLPCGSVLARMFSIPAVYFLRGLPCMLDIRANQCPSPLSYVPIAFSGNDDDMNFPQRVKNMFMYVLESYLCKVMYQHFDDLASRRLEDGMTYKELISHGAIWLLRYDFVFEWPRPLMPNMVLIGGINCAKKAPLPADLKEFVDGSGENGFIVFTLGSMVSTMPEETANKFFDAFREIPQRVVWRYTGVLPKDAPSNVRTVKWLPQNDLLAHPKAKVFMTHGGTHGIYEGICNAVPMLMIPLFGDQGDNVHRMVVRGVAERLSMFDLTRETLVASLNKIIHDKSYKERMNELSAIHHDRPVPPVELATFWTEFVMRHKGAAHLRVAAHDLSWVQYHSIDVLGFFLIILITVLWVTLKCCLFCTHKCCGKRHAKKKSE; translated from the exons ATGAGCCGCGGGTCGTGGCTTCCTGCAGTGGGACTGCTGGCCGGGATATGCTGCCTGGCTCTGGGGCCCGTGCAGGGGGGGCGGGTGCTGGTCATGCCCGTGGATGGAAGCCACTGGCTCAGCATGAAGATACTGGTGGAGGAACTCAGTCACCGGGGCCACGAGGTCACGGTCCTGGTGCCTGAGAGTAGCCTTCTGATCCAAGGCTCCAAAAGCTACAAGACTGAGATCTACAAGGTTCCGTACACTCAGGCTGAACTGGACGCAAACTTCAACAAGATCACAGACGGAGTGTTCGGAAAGCCGCCGGAGTTCACGGATTTGTTCGAAAACGTGCAACGTCTGGTGAACTTTACTTCTCTCCAGGTGCTCGGCTGCGAGGGCTTGTTGGATGACGAGCCTCTGATGAGTCAACTGAGGGGGAAAGGCTTCGATCTCGTGCTCACAGACCCCTTCCTTCCATGCGGCTCCGTCCTGGCCAGGATGTTTTCCATTCCAGCTGTTTATTTTCTCCGGGGGCTTCCATGCATGCTGGATATCAGGGCTAACCAGtgcccctctcctctctcttACGTTCCTATAGCCTTCTCTGGAAATGACGACGACATGAACTTCCCACAAAGAGTGAAGAACATGTTCATGTATGTTTTGGAGTCATATCTGTGCAAAGTAATGTATCAACACTTTGATGATCTGGCCAGCAGACGTCTTGAAGATGGCATGACGTACAAAGAACTTATAAGCCACGGGGCTATCTGGCTGCTCagatatgactttgtttttgaatGGCCCAGACCTCTGATGCCAAACATGGTTTTGATTGGTGGGATCAACTGTGCAAAGAAAGCTCCTCTTCCAGCA GACTTAAAGGAATTTGTGGATGGCTCAGGAGAGAATGGCTTTATTGTCTTTACGCTGGGTTCAATGGTGTCCACCATGCCCGAGGAGACGGCTAACAAGTTTTTTGACGCTTTTCGGGAGATTCCTCAAAGG GTTGTGTGGAGATACACCGGTGTGTTACCTAAAGATGCTCCCAGCAATGTCAGAACAGTGAAGTGGTTACCCCAGAATGACCTGTTAG CTCATCCCAAAGCCAAAGTGTTCATGACTCACGGAGGAACTCACGGCATCTACGAAGGCATCTGTAACGCCGTGCCCATGTTGATGATTCCACTCTTCGGAGACCAGGGAGACAACGTACATCGCATGGTGGTCCGGGGTGTTGCAGAGCGGCTCAGCATGTTTGATCTAACACGTGAAACATTGGTGGCTTCACTTAATAAAATCATCCACGACAAAAG TTACAAAGAGCGGATGAATGAGCTGTCTGCGATCCACCACGACCGGCCCGTTCCACCGGTGGAGCTGGCTACTTTCTGGACTGAGTTTGTCATGAGACACAAAGGAGCTGCACATCTCCGGGTGGCTGCACACGACCTGAGCTGGGTGCAGTACCACAGCATAGATGTATTGggcttttttctcatcatcctCATAACTGTTTTGTGGGTTACACTGAAATGCTGCCTGTTTTGCACCCATAAGTGTTGTGGAAAGAGACATGCAAAGAAAAAATCGGAGTAA